GCTGCCGGCCGGGCTGAGGGGCTGCCACCACGGCGAGCCCCCAAAGCCGAGGGCTGGAGCCGTGACAACCCCGGGAGCCGGTTCGCGTTCCCAGCCGTTCCCAGCCGCCGTTCCCGTGTCGCCCTTACTCATCCCTGCTCATCCCCCTGCAGCTCCGCGGCGTCACGAGGCCGCGGCCGGGCCCTTCGCCCTCCCGGCCCTGCGAGGCGCTTCGGGGCCTGCGGCCGtgcccccggtgctgccccgCCGCGGGCCGAGGCCTcgccccgctcccagccccagccccgtgcccgcaCTCCCCCGGGAGCGCCTCGGGCCCTCCGCCCGGCCACCGGGGGGCTCCGGCAGCGCCCGGGAAGTCCCCGCGGCTCCGGGCGGCGGCTCCGGGAGGACGCGGAGGGGACCGGGGGGCGACCTGGGCACGGCCCCGGTTCCGCGGGGAGGgcgcggggcagcccccgggccccgccgcgctgcGGCCTACCGCGGCGCCGCACCGGGCGgcccccggccgggcccggcggcaCCGAGCAGCGGCCGCGGGGCtggagcggggccgggcaccggctgcggggccgggaggggcggCACCGGGCgttccccccccctccaccgccgcccccacccccccgggaGCGtgccgccacccccccccccccccccccggtaccggGCCCctcccgggggcggcggcggggcggggccgccgggctgcgggcggggggcgcccggtggggccggggggggatTGCTCCGGGAGGCCGCCCTGCACCTGCCCGACCGCGGCACCgcgccgggggctgcccgcgggcaAGGGCCGGCACGGGGGGGGGGTGctcggggcggcggcggcggagggggggggcgggggttggccgggcccggccgggccTCACCTGCACGGCAGCCTCCAGCTTGCCCTCGAAGGTGAAGTCGATGAGGTCGGGCTTGAGGCAGAGCCCGTAGTTGAGGGGGCAGACGTCGGCGGGGAGCCGCTCGAAGGGCCGCTTCTCCGGCATGGCGGGGCGGCacgggctgcggggctgcgcccccccgcggcggggcggcgggcagggggcggcggcggcggcggcggggggaggaggaggaggaggaggaggacgggggggggaggagggcgaGCAGCGGCAGCCGCGGGCTTCCAACCGGCGACGCGGCGGCCCCGCACCGACACGGCGGGCgagcggcggtggcggcgggaGGGAGGGGCGGGGGCGCGCGCGCGCTCCCGGCACGAggcggccggggaggggaggggggaggaggagggggagggacGGGGACCGCGCGTGCGCGCGCGGCGGCGCCACGCGGCCGCGCACGTAGCGCGGTGCGAGCGCGTTGCGTaagcggcgggggcggccccgaCCCGCCCCGGTGATGGGACCGGGGGACGGGGCCGCGCGCTCGGGGCCGCCGGGACCGGGCTCCGCGGGGCGCAGCCGCGGCTCGGGGCCCTCCCGGGGGTCCGGGGCCTGAGGCCTGGCTCTTGGCTCCGTACGGGCCCGGTCGGTGCCGCCCCTGCCCATACCGGCGGGGCGATGCCTGCCCGGCTGCCGGTGGCTCTCCCCCGGGGCAGGCCCCCTGTCCCCGGCTCGGTGGCCGCTTAGCCCCCGGGCCCAGTGCCGCTCGGGGAGCTggggcccagccccagctgctgccggCCCCCCAGTTATGGAACTGTGGCAGCAGCTTAAAaccccctgtgctctgcagcaaacCCCAGCGTGTACGCGGAGACGGGAGCGGCGAGGAGGGGCGCTGCCCTGGGGCCTGCTGTTCCCGTCCTCGGGCCTGCTGTACCTGCCCGGGCAGCTGCAGGGCgcggggctgctccctgtgccACCCTGAGGCCGCTCCTcgcctcctcctccacctcctcctcctcctcctcctccttctcctgagCCTGACCTGCAGCAGGGGGAGAAACAAacctgggtgctgcaggactCCCAGGAAACAACAGGGCTCGAGGTGCTCACACGGCCCTTGCTGTCTGGACTCACGCTCACTCGTTCCCATTTTGTCCTCCGAAGCCTAAAAAACCTCAGGctgtggagcagaggggagctgctctgccctctcctgcGGTGCGgcgagctgctgcctgccctggggtACCGCGGCCCCGTGGGGCCCGGCCGCGCTGCGGAGCGCTGCTGGGGCCTGTGGAAGATGCTATGTCAGGAATCTGTCTTAAAAAGCTATGTACACAACACAGCGAGCAGTATTTACAGGGTAATAAATGTCCCAAGTGGGTGATGTTGGATGGCTGCTTGGTTTCGTGACAAACACCAGCAGGAagtttaaaaattcttaataaAGACTTTATATGGGAAAGAGAAGGGCGAAAAATCGAATTCCTCGGGAGGAGCGGTGCTGGGCCCGAGGCCCCGGcggcccagccctgccctcgcACCCAGCCCTGCGTGGGCTCCGCGTGGGAGCCGCGGCTCCGGGCGCAGCTCTGCCGGGAACCCAGCGCGGCGCGGAGCGCTGACCTACTTCAGCCCCGGCCCCCCAAAGGCGGCGTGCCGCGGCTCTGCCGGGGCCGCAACCTCCCTCGTGTTCGGAAGGAAGCACAGCTTGCTGGGGCAGGAAAGCATTTGGCTGTTAATTGCTTTCTGCCGCTGGATATCACAGttgctccttttcttctctccccccccccccccaaaaaaaaaaagatttattttcgCTAAAAGTGACATCtcactgtttaaaatataaagtagCACCAAGCAAAGAGAGAGTGGGGATTTGCTGAGACCTGGAGGAGTCTGCAGCACGAACTGGGGCATGGAGAAAGTACAGACGGATCTTAGCACGTAATTATAAAAACCAAGCAGCTGATGAGCATGGGTTCATCTGGGGCTTCTCGGGGCCGCATTGTGCTACAGTGCCCcgaggagagggaaggagacagAAGGAAGCAGCTGGGGCCGTGCGGGGCTTTGGGAAGCTCTGCAGGGCTCCGGGCGCCGCCACCCTCCCCGGCTCCTCCGATGCCTTTGAGCATCACCACCGTCCCCTTCCGCGGGGACACACGGACACGGGCAGACCGGTGGGACAGACGGCCGCCCGGCCAGCAGGAGAGACCTGGTGGGGCAGGGTGACTTTTCCCCCCGCTCCTCTCCCCGGGCATGCAGCAGGGTCAGCAGCGGGATGAAGGCAGGAGGGGATTGTCTCGGGGCTCTGCCTCCCACCCCAGGTCGCTCGGTGCCGCCGCTCGTGTGCCGTGGTGCCCGACGAGCCTCGCTGCAcccccggggccgcggcggctGGCCCGCGCTGCTGCATTGTTCGATGACAGATGCTGCTGTCAGCAAGAATCATGACcgaaagaaaggaagaaaggaagagggagagaaggagagccTCTGAGGAGATGCCCGGGGAAGCTGCCGCCTCTGCCGTGTCCTGAGCAAACCGGGTTCTCCTGCCGCACCAGCGCGGGGAGGCCTGGGGACAAGCGGACGCGGTGGCTGCCAGGGTCTGTAATGAGCCCGGATCCTGCAGCCACAAATTGCTGTCAGTGCTCTGGCTTAATTAGGAAATCaagggaaagaggggaaaaaaaaaaaagaaaaaagaaaaaaagaaagatcccGGAgagtcttttcttctcttctctttttgcatGGGTTTTTGTCGTCCCTGCTAGAGCGGGAGCAGCCGGAGGGCACCAGCTAATCCTGCCTCGCAGGTCCAGCCGCGGCTTAGGGCAGGAATCCGAGGTATTCGGGAGCAGGGGACggtgctgggagctgcgggGTGGCtccggggctgcccccagcacgAGGCCGCGGCAGGAGGGGGGCTGGCAGCGTTCTGTGCTGCTCCCCCCTCGCAGCGGTGGCGGCGGTGGCGTGCGTGCCGGCCTGCCCGTTGCCCTGCCCGTTGTCCCTCCTGCACCCCGCAGACCCGGGGCGCGTTGCACAAGCACCTCCGTGGTGCAGGGATGGTGCCAACGCGGCCAAAGCCCTGCCTGGAGGACGGCGCAGCCCCGGCGGGGAGCGAGCCCTGCTCCTCCCGGTGCTCCGGTCCTGCCTAAGCCCGGCAAAGGCCCCAACGGGGCAAGATGTGGGAGTTTTGTaaatgggggggtgggggggtcagCACGGGCAGGCCAGGGCCACCGTCAGGTGGCATCTCCAGGGGCCACCACCCTCGCTGGAGCAGATCCCTGCCCCTGGTTGCTGCAAGAGCCCCCCGGTGGCACCCACCCCCCCATGCACCCCGTCACGGCCCCtactgggggggggcaggcccCGGTAGCGGCGTGGGCTGGGATCAACGGTCCCGGGCGCAGCAGGGCCGTCACTACACATTAACCAGCTGTCCGGCGGGGGGGCTCCCTCCCGGCCAAGATCAACAGTCCCCGGGCTGGGAGCACGGCCTGGGGGGGCCAGCGCAGCCCTGAGCCTTCcaccgcccccccggccccacgctTCGCTCCCCGCTGCCCTCGGGTCTGCGGGACGGACCGGGCtgggccgagccgagccgagctgCTGGCGGCCGTGCTGCCCCAGGGGGGGAGGATGGGGCtgacccccccccagcaccgtCCCTTGCATTCCTCGGGGGGTTGCGCGGGGGCCCTGCGGGTGCTGCACCCGCTTGCCTGGCACTGgcccccccagcaccttcccagcCATGTGGGGCCGGGTGCCCCGTGTggagcccccgcagcccccccctgccccccccgcAGGGAGCCCCCCACTTCCAGGCAGACACGGACAGAAGGGCCGGGGGGGGTCAGAACCGAGGGGGGGGCACACAAGGACATTGCATGGGGGGCCTGCACCCCTTGCACAGTGCAATGGGGTGGGAGttgggcccccccccccgtgctgcaGGGGGGCTCCTGCGCGTTTGCAGCCGTGCACgttcccggggggggggtgagggggggttGCACCCCGTGCACGGTGCACGGGGGCCCCTCGCTGCTTGCTCGTTgcatggcggggggggggttgcaCCCCGTGCACGGTGCAGTGGGGTGGGCGCTGCACCCCCCCCGTGCTGCAGGGGGGCTCTTGCACGTTTGCAGCCGTGCACGTTGAACgtggggggggtgagggggggctgctccccgtGCACGGCGCAGGGCGGTGCAATGGGGGTGggcgccgcgcccccccccccccccccgtgctgcaGGGGGGCTCCCGCCCCGTGCACGCGCACCCCGCTGCGTCacgcccgggggggggggggccttcccctcccccccccgcgggGCCCTGGGGGCGCCTCGCACCGCCTCGCGCCGGGGGCGGagcctcccccgcccccccctgCAGCCGATGGAATTTTCCActcgccgccgccgcgcggGCTCCCGacggccccgccccctccgcgCGCCACCGCGGGGCCACGCCCCCTTCTGGCCCGCCCCCATTCTGGCCCCGCCCCCTTCCCGTCGGGCCGTGCGGCGCCAAGATGGCGGCCGCCATGAGGGCGGCGGGACCGGGGCTGCTGAGCCGGCGGGTGCGGGgcgccgggggcggccgggggggaacggccgggggccgggggccggggccgctgtGAGGGAGCGGCTGGGGCCGGGTTGGGGCCGGGGGCAGGCTCCCCCTCCGGGCACGGTTCCGGgcggccgccccggggcggcgTTGGGCGCGGTGACGGCGGCTCCGCGGTCCGGAGGCCTGAGGGGAAGCAGCGCCCGGTGCCGGCCGCTCCCGGCCCTCGGTTAACGCCCGGCCCTCGGTTAACGCCCGGCCTTGCGTTCCCCTTCCGCAGGCCTTGGGGTCGGCGCTCCGCCCGCCCCGAGCCGCCCCGCCCTGCCTCGCGGTGCCGGTGAGGACGAAGCGGCGGCTGTTCGTGCCCGAGTGGGCCAGGGAGCTGTCCCCGGAGCAGAAGGAGCGCAGGCTGCGCGCCGCCAGCAGGGCGCTGCCCGAGGACCGCGTGGAGCGCGCCTTCTTCTTGGCCTGCACAGGTGCTACGGGGCTCTCCGGGGGCAGTTCGCTGTGACCGTGCGGACAGGGAGCGTCCGCCTGCAGCGGTCTCCGTTACCTGCTCTGCCCCGGGTGGGTGAAAGCAgcggccctgctgctgccagctgtgcgTGGGGCTGTTGGCCCTTCGTACCCGGGGACCAGCGTTAGCATGGGAGGCCGTGTTTCCTCCTGCAGGGTGTCTTATCCTCACGTCCCGGGGCTGCATGGAAGAGCAGGAGAGCTGATGGTATAACACAGCTTGTTCACAGTGAGAGGTGCCCCTATCATTTGTGGCCACACTCTTTATTTCATCCTAAAGATGCTTTCAGGGAGGAATCCTTCTCCAGCAGCCAGGGTGCTGCCACTCTGTTTCCTTCAGAGTGCAGCGTTTGGCGGCTTTTGAGCCTCCTGacctctcttctctctcatGCAGCTGATATTATAGACCCTTATGTCCCTCCTGAGGGCGATGCCCGCATGACTTCCCTATCCAAAGATGGGCTGAAGCAAAGGGTGGAGAAGCTGAAGCAgactgctgcctcccagctggCGTATGTACCTTCCTTCTAATTAGTCTGTGGTGTCGAAGTCTTGCCCAGTTCTGTCTCGCAGTGGTGAGGTGGTGTGTTTGTTTATAACGTTGTTGCTCTTGTACCACTCCTGTCCTTGGCTTGAGAGTGAATACAAGGCGTCTGTCCTGGCACGAAGGGGTGCAATGTGTACTCGCTTTTTCTGGGTTCTTTGGGTTTGCAGAAGTATGTTTTTCTTATGAGCACCTAGAGACTGTGTGTCAGTGGGGAGGGAGTCTCTGGTTCCCAGTTACTCCCTGGGAAAAGTGGTTCTAGAACTGGATAAGATTGTTGTcatctgaaacactgaaatgttttttacttgctgcagagctttttttttgtgtcttttcagtCTCCGGAAGGTAAAGGATCACGATCCGGATTTCAGCACGAAAACCTTCCCAGAGAAGGCCCAGGAGATATTCATTGAAGCTCACAATTGCCTGGCAAAGTAAGACCTGGTCTCTGACTGAAGTGGTTATGTAGGACCTGCTTCTTTTTGCTTATATGCTCTGGTTTTCTTCCTTACCTTTCTAAGCCTCGTGCCTCCTCTGCAACAAGTACTTTCTTTTGCTGCCCTCATCTCTCTGAAGAGGAGGTGGCCTCGGAGGTTTGGGAATCAGTGTTATTAGCAGCTGAGTGGATGGTTGCTGCTGTTCAGCATCGTGCCGCAGAGAATGGTTTGGATGTGAAAGGATGCTCTGCTGACTTGCTCCACTTTGTAGGAATagaacagatttcagaaatgcCTCATTTTTGGTTACAGTTCCAAACATCGATAAAGCACTTAGACCATAACTAGCTTCCAAGGGATGTTGTCATGTCTTTCCCCGAAGTCTTGTCAGCCAGCTGGCATTCAGGTTCTGATTTTGTGTTAAGATCACAGCTGAGaatcttgtttttctgctttgccgGTGGATTATATATCTTCTGGAGAAGCAGGAATTTGTGAGTAAGCCTCTTTACAGTACATGTATTTGAGTAACTGGGTGTGTTTCACTTGCAGTTTTAACAAGCAGAAACTTCACTCCCTGGTGACAGAGCGCTGCTATCCGGTAAGTTTATCTGGGTGTTAGTGTGTCCTTGACTGGTTTTAGAGAGTCTTAAAGAGTGTGGAAGGGTTGAGAAATTgcctgtctcttttctttttttccccacctgaATACAACAAAGACAGTGGGGAGACAAACCACAAGTTTAGGTAATAGATGACGAACAAATGCCTCATTACATGTAGTAGTTTGCTTGTTCAATTCACATCCTAATTAAGTTGGTGCcgacttattttttcctttttaggaCATGGTCCGTGGCAACAGGTACAAGACCATCCGGTGGAGTTTTGTGGAGTCTCTGGAGCCTCCGAGAGTGGTCCATATTCGGTGCAACAGCATTGTGAATCCAAGTAACCTGTACGGCCAGGTGACGGTGCGGATGCACACGCGGCAGGTACGTCCCCCTGCCCCCCTTGTGTGtcccagctgcctccagcctggGGCCAGCCCAACGCGTGTTTCCTGGCTCTGTTGCAGACTCTGGCTATCTATGACCGGTTTGGTCGGCTGATGTACGGTGGGGAGCAGGTGCCCAAGGATGTTTTGGAGTATGTCGTATTTGAGAGGTATTTGGTCAACCCATACGGCACGTGGAGGATGCATGGCAAGATTGTTCCAGAGTGGGCTCCACCGAAGGACCCCATCGTTAAGGTAATGCCACCAAGAGCAGACACCAGCATGGCCCGTGGCTTTGAAACATAAGCTCCTAGATAATTTTGTGCAAAAACAGAGCTGAGTTTCCTGTAGTGGGCTGGTGGTGCATGTACTTGCAAGCAGTCCCATTTATTAACGTGGGATTATCAGCCTCTAGCATCTCTCATGGTGGCTAGTGAATGTTACAACTGCTGGGCACTGGGTTTAGTCCCAGGAGGTATTTGCAATTTGTGTGCTTCTGTCCTAGTTAAGGACGTATTGTTGTATATTGCCTAGAGTTTCCTATGATTAAAGGAGAAACTTGAGAGCCATCAGCACTCTGCAAAAGACAAATCTGTAACTTGAGGCAGATGTGGGTTCTGCTCTGAACTACACAGTGAGTTGGGTTTTAAGCCATCTGATTGTTCCTGTATCTAGTTTTCAGGGGTAACAGAGGACTTCGCTGAAGTCTGTAGGGTGTTTGAGATCTCCGTCTGGAAAATATATAgagataaatacatattttaggGTAACCTGGAAGATGTAATAGCAGACCAATGGTATTTGATAGGTATGTGATAATTTAGGGCTTCACTGCTCCCTGTACGTAGCCTGGCAAACTGATGCAGGTGCTCTGTCCTCCTGTGTGACTAAAAACAGGTCCTAGAGAGGCAGGAGGTGAGAAGTGCAGTGTAGTACAATGCGTGTAATACCGCTCCCTGCTCTGTGTCCTCCCCcatgctgctgccatctggTCATCTTCCTGTGCGAGGCTCTTGCATTGCCACCACCTCCTGGTCACCCCTTTCTCGTGCTCTTGTTACAACAGTTCTGAGCTGCTCCATGTTGTGCTGATTTTTGTCCTTGCTGTTCCAGACGGTGATGATTCCTGGCCCAACCTTGGATTCTTCACAAGaggttaaagaaaataaataagaaacttCAGAGCAAGTACAGAGACAGCAGTACGAACAACGCTGAAGGAACAAAATGGAGAATGTCTGTGGAGGTAGCCGGCTGGGTGTAGCTGTGCTTTTCAACAAGCAAAGCAGCTTTAGAAATGGACTCCAGTCACTAAGAAATTGCCTTGAAAGGAGTGAAAGAGTCGTGGGAGAGGATTCAGATGAGCTCTAAGAGCTTTACTCTGTCCAAATAGACTATGTGCTGTGTCTTAACcctctctgtgtttctgtgcagaTCAGAAGTCTGCTTGCTTCAGGGCGGCTGTCTGGGCTAATCTCTGTGCCGAACTTGTGTGGCGAGAGCCGTTGACAACACAAGTCTGTCCAGACATGGGATGTATGGTAGACCTGGTGGGCTTTCATTAAAACTTACAGCTGTAA
The sequence above is drawn from the Cygnus olor isolate bCygOlo1 chromosome 25, bCygOlo1.pri.v2, whole genome shotgun sequence genome and encodes:
- the MRPL45 gene encoding 39S ribosomal protein L45, mitochondrial, which translates into the protein MAAAMRAAGPGLLSRRALGSALRPPRAAPPCLAVPVRTKRRLFVPEWARELSPEQKERRLRAASRALPEDRVERAFFLACTADIIDPYVPPEGDARMTSLSKDGLKQRVEKLKQTAASQLALRKVKDHDPDFSTKTFPEKAQEIFIEAHNCLANFNKQKLHSLVTERCYPDMVRGNRYKTIRWSFVESLEPPRVVHIRCNSIVNPSNLYGQVTVRMHTRQTLAIYDRFGRLMYGGEQVPKDVLEYVVFERYLVNPYGTWRMHGKIVPEWAPPKDPIVKTVMIPGPTLDSSQEVKENK